CAGATTATATAAAATTCcactaaaattcaataatgaaatatgaacatctaatttataaaagaagataacattaaaactttttttcttggtAAATCTTTGAGCAAGGTTCAGTTAGAAAGGGCAATTAAGCCACTTAAAAATCAGTACTGTTAAGCcactaaagaagaaaaacagtTCAACAAGCAATAAGacttagtttcaataaaaacacataatttcatatataattaaaatatttatttatgaaagcaatttttcaaCATACAGTAAAAGATAGCTATCACCATATGATTATATAAAACAGTAAATGATTTTCCTTGATAAAGTAtaatttctctttattaaaaagaagttataCTCTGAAAACATACACTCATAGAATTTAAAAAGCGTTATGTGAATACAACTCACTTCTGtaacaaaatttagattttcctTTATATCTTCAGAACCTCCACTCACaagtcttaatttaaaataagccaAGCTTCCTCCAATACTCCAGTAGCTGTTTTCTGTTTggtctttaaataaattaaaagtcattTCATAGCATCGGTTGAAGACAGTTTTTGTTTCTTgccaattaaaaatatctgcacCTTTATGGcacctaaaaaaatatatttaaggaatcataataaaaataattttttgcaaaatattgaaaaaattttgaggagtatatacacaaaaaaagttaaataactaaCTTTTAGTAATGAAGtcacataaatttcaaatttgatttgatttcaaTACATGATATATAATTAGAaacaagttttttgttttgtttttttgactGACTAGCAATGGTCTcaacataaaaacattatacaGTAGAACAACGCATGGAACCATACATGgcaatacttttactttcggTTCTAGTAACGtatgtagaattttaaaaagtatgcatttttacttgtacttcattaccttttaaatttagtactttacttgttttttcattactttttatgaGGGAAAAGTACAAGTATATGTAACGAGAATGTCGAAAGAtgtattatatattcattatttaacttaatgtattatatattctttaacaGCTAACTTCTCTTTCCAAACATTTTTACGAATTGCTATTTGCTGAAAGGGAAAGAGCGTGGTAGAAGGGAACGTGAATTCTTTAATGGAATTTAcctgaatatgaaaaaaaaattttttacttatttatttaaacaaaaattatgttatcaaATTTGTTCAcctaattattttgttgaatcaaactaatttgttactaaaaaattctgaaagtaaaCAAGTTTCCAAAGatttaatagcttaaaaatgagcataattcaaaattcctTGTAATACGCAAACATTGAATTTTCATTTCCCGTTCACTATTTGAATagaattttgtaacattttcctgcatttcaaagttttataccattaaaataaaatttaatacattttaaaaacttttcttaatgaaatttacgattaatatgaattttcgatttcctcaAAATgtacttgaaaattaatttttaaaataaaattttttctctcgctACTCTTGCTTAAAgtacttgaattttttcatgttaaattaACACTTTCTTTCTCTTCTTAACGCTAACAGTTAATTTTGGACATTTGTAACAGTTTAAAGTTAACTTTCTTTAAGTTCGTGTGATTACAGCAAGTTCCTTGTTGTTTCAAGTGCTTTTAGGCCTTTTGCAAATGTTAGCACTGGTTGGGCTTCTGTTTTGCAGTTTtcaaaggttttatttttttttagcttttgcaACAATTTCTTCAGTCaatacaagtttcaaaattttcatcaacTGTTACATAAACATGTGTGATTATTGAATGAGACATTTTCCCCACACTGTAACAAGTTCTCATTTACTTATTCATCCCTGTAAAGCCtggattttaatgaattaaatccCAAAATATACCCTATAAAAATGACCTTAAAAACgcaaatgtcattaaaaaatcgctagtaatttagtaaaaacattgaattaaaaaaaagttcacttaagaattatcttcattaatgtcaaaatataataaagcaatataatgcatgattcattaaagttgaaataaatgttatatgctaaaataacaacaaaaaaagggaatattcagtaaaaattttttgtatctgTATTTTAATGAACAGAAAATACACTTGATATAGAATAAGCAATGTTAGTAGATATCAGAATTTCATTAGATTATAAAATCACACAATTTATTTCAATCGTAGACAAAATAGTAAATTCTTTCTTAGAAAACtgtaatgttaaatatattactaatcAGAGAAAAAGGGAAAGCTGgtaaaaatattactactaAACATTTTGCATCAATTGCCACTAGAAAACATGGTTGCACGTGGTATGTGAGATAccaatataaaatgtaaatttataaaaaaatatcttgcattgaatgcaataaaacttacataaagcaaagagaaataataaaaaatagagaaaagaaTAAcccaaaaaacttaaaaaatactcCAAAAGGCAAATATCATCAAAATCAAGGTTTTAATcatacaattattttgatttcaaaataggaagtttcctttaaatacaattcaaaaCGAAGACATTGTAATGCACACAGGTCACAACTAGTTAATAAAAcgattgaataataaaaatcttaccaAACTGACATTTTTGCAGACACAAAAAAAGCTAAATCTTTAGGCATTGTTTGTGTAATATTCATATTCCACTTAGAAGCAAACTCATTGCATTTCTTTATGTCTTTTTCTATCCTTAGATTTCCTTCATtaccaactttaaaaaaacaaaacaagtattacatttataattttatagtcaATCACACaatgaaacaaacttttttcagatatcaATGCTCTCTAACTCTACTGCCTTGGTGATAAAGTATTATggtaattaacaataaaaagcataaataatttattagagattataaaatactatttatccaaataaatttttttatcaaaaataagaatagaCAATTTGAAGTCCATCCACCCTTCTATCTGTTATGAATTCTAGCAACCAATATTCCTTATCCAGTTGAAAGTTTTCTAAGTCACAAAATCACAGCAAACTATGGTTTTGTGAAATTTGGTTCCATGTAAAATGGGTGAAATATAAACTCTTGCGCAGGAAATGGTGGTACCTACATAGATCGCTTGGCGCTCGCCAAATGAAACTCTTTAGCTTTTCCAGATTTCGGCACAAAAATGCTAAATTCCCTGACTTTTTGAATGATTCCGAATTTCCTGATTTTTCTAGGTAGAGTTGAAACTcagtataatttaatacataaatatttaatgaataagtatgatttaaattaatacatgaAAAAAGCATTCAAGACAATACACAAGTTCTAACAagtcatttttgataaataaactaagagaaaatataaactataaagaacaaattttttaacttgataacaggttaaaaagaaaaaacatatcaTTCAGGCagtatgtttgttttaaataaaaaattaaacggaaaaaaaattacaaatatagtttagcaatattttacaaattaatttccaaATGTTAGTTATGACGAACCTCCGGACCGAATCTTATATCATCTCACatattaaacaaacaaacaaattccttaaaaataataaagttatatttcaatGGATCCCATCACACGTAGGTAAAGATGGTAATAAGAAAGCTCTTACTCTTTAGCAAAGATGGGTATACAGGAAGAACAGCTAACTTAGCCACTCTCTACAAGTTCCTTAAAGAAGCACATTTGTCATAAAATGAATACAGCACATAAAACAGAGCAAGAATTACTATCCAAGGGAAAACGCTGGGAAAATATCCAAGAGAAATGGAAATACTACTTCCATATGGAATCCGTTGCTAATTTCAGATTAAAAGTTAGTCATTTACCAGAACATCTAAACATCATTATCATCCTTCCAACAAGTAAATGTCAAATCTGCAGAGCAGTTAAAATGAATGCTGAACACTTACTTTCATGCTGAGGACTCGATAAAGAATCTCAAAGAAGTGTAAATATTCTCAATTTACATTGGGATGCTAGAAGCATAATGaattctttgtaaaattttcgTTTCTCTATTTGTCAGACATTTTTCACTCAAGCtcactttaattttgttatccTTAATATTCACTGTtctcatattttaattgttgtatATTCTTATTGTACACATATTGATAGTTCTTTATATACAGTTGAACATGTTTATCTCGAAAACctctatatttcaaaatttctaaaattcatgtcataattcatcattaaaatcaaCGTATTTTCCACGTTTatgtcgattttttttcttcaaaacctCAGTTTCTCGAATTTCTAATAATAGAGTCCAAATGTCAAAACTTTCTTTATTAGTTGAACTTGCACACAGAGATGAATTTCGTGAACCCACAGGAAGTAGGGATGAACAGGTTGGGGGTGTTTCTTGGAATTTCAATCACTATCTCTGCACTTCTAACTAGAAAGGAATACAATGATTCTGGCAGTAGGTGAGGGGTAAATGAGTAGTGACCACCAGGGGTTAGCTTTTCAACATAGATAAGAAAGCTAAGGatagaaattcattttcaccTCAAAATTGCAACCAATGGATCAAAGGATAATTAAGAGTTTCAAAGTGAACTATATTAAACCGATGGTGCGCAAACTTACAGATGCCATCGGTGAAAAAAGTTCtcttccaaaaatataaaaatgttagatGCTATCAGACTTACTGTTTAGCCTGGAGAAAAGCTAtccaaaatggttttaaaaagctGGTTTTAAGGATAGCTGTGAAGATGATGAACAAGAGGTTGAAGGCATcggtaaagaagaaaaaaaatgttgagaCTGAAAATGCAGTGATAGAAtggaatgcaataaaatctggattTAATGTTGACATTGATTTTGAAGATTTTCATAAGTGGACAGATGTGGAAATCATATATAATGTCAAAGGAATATCAGATGAAGAAGCCGAAGATCATATTGATGAACCAAAAGTGAATGCAAAAGGGTTAGAAAAAGTTGTAGAATTCTTATGAACTATTCCTTAATAGCAGGAAAATTTTGGCTATGAGGGATTTGCACTCCTTCAAACCTTACAAGAATACtagaaacaaataaagttatacatcaaaaatctttgaaaaattattttcagtgttaaatgtatgttaaaaaaatgttatggaAACAAATGTATgtagtataattaatttaaagaaatgcctattttttctactaaaaaacaattgcatctttattaaaatttcttaattaaatttaattttttaaagtacctgTATAACTCGAAACCTCTTTATCTCAAATTTGTGAGATTCAAGATAGACAGGTTTGACTGTATGTTGCTGTATTATATGGATTGACTTCCGATAATtgcatatgttaaaaaaaattaataaataaaacaattttcaaatgttttgaaaaattaaaaatcttacagCATACCAGTATTATCCATGAGAATAGCTGCTGAAAGTCCACAATAATATTGagcaaaaatatcataatttctaTCATCATCAAGTAGTGAACTAAGcatattcaaatatttccaGCACTCATCACTTCTAGAGAACATAGATAAGAAACATATAAgcaagctttaaaaaaactttagagGATGCTATATCAcagaagaaactttttaatggtaaaaacgGTTTCACCGTCATTGGtggtaattaaacatttaaattagagAGAAAAGTCAGTTCAGGTAAACCTAGAGTAAAAgatgaagtttcaaatgttgaaaaaatgttttaaaagtttcaaaatacaaacaaattactgCAGAATTACTTTTCCACTGTATAATCCTCCAACACTTCGTTTgcatttagatattttgaaaactttttattcagcattttaaacttcatattttgtttcaatgaaCTTTTtgaattctgtaaaattttaattaattactttgctGGAAGAAAAATTGCCATCATACATAgga
The Parasteatoda tepidariorum isolate YZ-2023 chromosome 9, CAS_Ptep_4.0, whole genome shotgun sequence genome window above contains:
- the LOC107439965 gene encoding uncharacterized protein (The sequence of the model RefSeq protein was modified relative to this genomic sequence to represent the inferred CDS: added 80 bases not found in genome assembly) codes for the protein MISSYLCRTLKNPRKQFQKLENNTLKICWNRLQNYKIFPSVKEIRAIGKAYATLIEANLVKNRLTYADAIAQEALTILDFRNDPDCSILLHSLLIDLHLFSNRSDECWKYLNMLSSLLDDDRNYDIFAQYYCGLSAAILMDNTVGNEGNLRIEKDIKKCNEFASKWNMNITQTMPKDLAFFVSAKMSVWCHKGADIFNWQETKTVFNRCYEMTFNLFKDQTENSYWSIGGSLAYFKLRLVSGGSEDIKENLNFVTEQLKIIKEEIMLHFPVYKEEYNQLLNDVKTFETVHLDSSSL